Proteins from one Cryptomeria japonica chromosome 4, Sugi_1.0, whole genome shotgun sequence genomic window:
- the LOC131040917 gene encoding uncharacterized protein LOC131040917, translated as MVESACNEHSMLRINKVNIGVLDFGRNTKLAMQRPSRVLRQQREIWIRISPREPLSLKQCNLVVGFISSYHRDCQAFDPLSFEHPIQPPISLPYGLYREMSYHYTKNNIVESLLEQKNSNAMGDLIRRHLFRYPWKKVGRSRDSFYILGRDLSVRSTIASTAVNPNTMMNLDIIAMDKFVGTDLSNPSYGAGQSCLLKQEQISQEKRPLLKVAAQLKLQGIFPTLFKLSVEGAYDPQTGKMNLVGCRDIRARTEILNSNSSIDVEDGLDCQIELKLQYPPTKFKVLIDRSVKVSFTSNRTESDPLYFKPVQFHTVQILYIGETEEAIPRRILEPVLNILSLRIAISCIATQSVYVLHNAQAGAYMSLLMVGTQALGFGISLTTGMHHFQFASSDPPSKVGHYTCSTEEKSSPLFDILINAMLLVAFTFTVRLFHTVWQSRLRLSQVPSEKWVLLWCGVMYGICSLIKICVGTVFTLRL; from the exons ATGGTGGAAAGCGCCTGCAATGAACACTCAATGCTGCGAATTAATAAGGTCAATATTGGAGTATTGGACTTTGGAAGGAATACCAAATTGGCAATGCAAAGGCCCAGTAGAGTATT AAGACAACAGCGCGAGATCTGGATAAGGATCAGTCCGAGAGAACCTCTTTCGCTCAAGCAATGCAACTTGGTAGTGGGTTTTATTTCTAGCTATCACAGGGACTGCCAGGCCTTTGATCCTCTTTCCTTTGAGCACCCAATACAGCCTCCTATATCCCTGCCTTATGGTCTCTACAGGGAAATGTCATACCACTACACAAAGAATAACATTGTAGAATCTCTCTTggagcaaaaaaattcaaatgcTATGGGTGATCTGATACGGCGGCATTTATTCAGGTATCCATGGAAGAAAGTAGGACGATCAAGGGATAGTTTTTATATCTTAGGCAGAGATCTTTCAGTGCGTTCAACCATCGCTTCCACAGCAGTAAATCCAAATACTATGATGAATTTAGATATCATAGCTATGGACAAGTTTGTGGGGACGGATTTATCAAATCCATCATATGGTGCAGGCCAATCGTGCCTCTTGAAgcaagagcaaatctctcaagagAAAAGGCCATTACTTAAAGTGGCAGCACAACTCAAGTTGCAGGGAATTTTTCCTACCCTGTTCAAGCTATCCGTTGAGGGTGCGTACGATCCGCAAACAGGTAAGATGAATCTTGTAGGCTGCCGTGATATTCGGGCTAGGACAGAAATTCTAAACAGCAATAGTAGCATTGATGTAGAAGATGGACTGGATTgtcaaattgaactaaaattacaATACCCACCAACGAAATTCAAGGTTTTGATAGATCGGTCTGTCAAAGTGTCATTCACAAGCAACAGAACAGAGAGCGATCCCCTCTATTTCAAGCCAGTGCAGTTCCATACAGTACAAATTTTGTACATTGGAGAGACAGAAGAGGCGATTCCTCGCAGAATTTTGGAGCCAGTACTGAACATTTTGTCTCTCCGCATTGCAATTTCCTGTATAGCGACTCAATCGGTTTATGTTCTGCACAATGCACAAGCAGGTGCATATATGTCACTCTTGATGGTGGGCACCCAAGCTCTGGGTTTCGGTATTTCTCTCACAACTGGGATGCATCACTTCCAGTTTGCAAGCTCAGATCCCCCTTCTAAAGTGGGCCATTATACCTGTTCAACGGAAGAAAAGTCTTCTCCCCTGTTTGATATCCTAATCAATGCCATGCTATTGGTTGCATTTACCTTCACAGTAAGACTTTTCCATACAGTTTGGCAATCTCGCCTTCGTCTCAGCCAAGTACCAAGTGAAAAATGGGTGCTGCTGTGGTGCGGAGTTATGTACGGCATTTGTTCTCTGATAAAGATTTGTGTTGGCACGGTCTTTACACTACGCCTGTGA